The Deltaproteobacteria bacterium genomic interval AGATCAACCCGAGCCTCGAGGATGAACTTGGCTCCATCCGTGATTGAGTAGCTGGTGGCCAGGGCGATGTCATGCAACGAGCCCTTGGCACCAATGCCAGTGAACGCTGCCGGGGCGGCGGCTCCAGCGGATGCTGCGCTGAAGAAGCTTCCCAAGCCATTGGCATTCACGTTCATGGTTCCTTTACGATCCCAGGTGAAACCATAACGGAGGGTTCCATCCCAGATATCGGAGAAGGCATAGGTGGTCTGGAGCGTACCGCCGATCAACTGGCTGTTGGCCCCTGCGGCACCATTATCGATACGGAAGATTCCTTCACCACCGAGCCAGAAACCGTCGGAGACCGCCACGTTGGCGGCGAGATCACCGAAGTAGCTGAAGTTGGTGTTGGTCGCCTGTTCCGGACCGAAGGCGGCTGAAATCTTCGCCCAGCTCTTCTCTCCTTCATCACCCCAGCTATACTTGAAATTGGCCCCCGTTGAAGGGAGATCCGTATTGGCTGGGAACGAATCCACCAGGTTGTTGACCACATAAAGGTCAAACCAGATGGCATCACTCGCCTGATACCCCAGGCGGGCACCGGTCATGTTGTGGGGGACGAGTGTCCGATGGATCGTTGAGAACGATACCGTCTTCAACTCATTTCTATCGATCGGATCAAAACCGATACCGGAATTGAAACGACCGACAAGGAACTCGATCCCATTTCCTGCCGGGACATTGGCTGTCACATACCCCTGTTCGACGTAAACGCCACCGACACCGCCGCCCACAAAATTGGCGGTGGTTCCAACGATGTTGACAAAGGTTGTCCCATCCCCGGACCATCGGTGCGGACTGAAGTCGAGGTCAGCGCGGGCACGGATATTCTCGCCAAAGCTCTTGGCAAGGTCCAACTCGACCTGATCGACATAAAAACCAAACTGGTCAGTCCCTTTGGCGGCGGCAGCGGCTTGGAGGCCGTCACCCAGCAACCCGGTGCTGACGTAGTTGGCATTCTTGAGACCCCTCTGCCACCCGGAGACGACATCTACGTTTCCAGAGATCTCCAGTTCGGAACCCTCTTGGGCCCAAACAGTGGAGAAGGTAATGGCAGAAAGGAGAACAACGATTAACGAAAGTAGTTTCTTCATAGTTTTCCTCTCCTTGGATTTGAAAATAACTGCTTGATGCTACTTAAAGCGAGCCGGTTTCTTGGAGAGCACCCCCTTTCCGAAACTTGATTGCCGCCTTAAACTTGATGAACAAAGTTAGCTTTCTACAAACTTGAGGCCCCTTATAACGAAAAGTCCCTTTAAAGTCAAGTTGTTTATTAAACATAATTAATATTAATTATCACTCTATTTGATCTCAAGGATCAGGTCGACCTCCACGCAGGCCCCCAGGGGCAATTCGGCAACCCCGACGGCGGCCCGGGAGTGCCTTCCGGCGTTTCCAAAGAGCTCCACCAGCAATTCACTGGCCCCATCCATAACCTTGGGTTGATCCGTAAAACCGGTGGCCGATGCCACATAGCCGGTCAGCCGGAGGACCTGTTTGACCTTGTCCAGCGTCCCCAGTTCTCCCTTGATGACCGCCAAGGCATTGATCATGGCAACCCGTGCCCCCCTCCTCCCCGATTCCAGATTGACCTCCTGACCCAGTTTCCCCTTGAAGGCGATCTTTCCTTCGCTGCGAGGTAGCTGGCCTGAGACAAAAAGGAGATTTCCGGACCGGACAGCTGGTTGATAAAGACCAGCCGACTGAACTTCAGGGAGTGTGATCTGCAGTTCCAGAAGTCGTTGATCGATCGAGAGGGGTGGCGCCATGACGGGCGCCACCCTTAGACAAAAAGAAAAAGAGTGCAAGGGGATTAGAATGGTATTGCTGAAAAAATTTCTTGTCGGCCTCACTCTTCATCAGAGAACGGAATGCCCCGTCAATAAAGATTTCCTTCAAGTTGCCAATTACAAGTGATTGTTCACGAAAGAGTTTAAAGTATTTTTCAAAACCGATCGGCCCCTCATCCAAGCCCCCGGTTCCGTCAGAGGATGGACGTCCCTTCTTGGCCATCGGATTGAAGGGGTGCCAGTCAGTGACAATCGCCCTCCCTCCTTTTTTTAAAACACGTCCCATTTCCTTAATCATCATGGGAAGACGATCCGCCGGTTGAGAATCCAGAGAGGCCAGGATGAAACCGATTGATTCCTGCTGAAATGGGAGACGTCGGCTATCAATCTTGATCAGGATTATTTTGTCATCGCTCGATTTAACAGAAGAAGATTGCAGTGAGGCATTAAAAATGAGTTCGGCCCCCTTTTCAAGAAAAAGGGGATTGAGGGTTCCGGTGTTCTCGGCCATATGCAAGACCCGCTCTCCCTTGAGGAGCGGGATGCGCGGATGGATTTCTCTTTCTTCAGCAACCGTCATCATCTCTTGGAGTTTATCCACAAAAGTGAGGTTGACCTTCGGTAAGACTGGTTTTGAAGAGGCCGGTGAAGGGGCCTTTGTGGAAAAGATTTTCTTCAAAAAAGACATCAGTCTCATTTCTACAATAATTCCGGTAAAGTCACAAGTGTGATTCACACGCCGATTCACACGCCGGACTTGACTTCTTTTGGACCGGTACGCTAGGGTGGGCCCTTCTGATGTCTATCCAGTGGGAACAGACAACCCGACCGATTGAAGAAACCGCCGAACTCCTGGGTGTCTTTCATTTCAGTTCAGGACCCAAGGGTGGTTTACCCTTGGGTGGTGCCGTGGCACGCCTGGACCAGCATCTCAAAGGGGCGCTTTCCCGCCTTCTTCATCAAGAAGAATTTAAAGGAAAAATAGGGGAGACCAAGCTCTTTCCAACTTACGATCGTAAACCTCTTAACTACCTGCTCCTCATCGGTGCTGGTGAGGCGAAAAAGGGGACATTGGATACCGTTCGAAAGGGGGTTGCCCGTGCCGCCAAGGAGGCTACGCGGCTCAAGGCGAAGACCCTCGCCCTGGAATTGCCGTCCCTGACACGGGAAAGATCGACGGCCGTCGTCCAGGCGGCGGTGGAAGGGGTCCTTCTGGGGACTTATCGTTTTGGTCGTTACAAATCAGAAAATCATGTTTCCCCACTTGAAAAAGTGGTGTTCACCTCCCGCCAGAGGATGGCACCAGCCGCTTTTAATGGGGCGATTCGTCAGGGAGAGAAATTGGCCACAGCCACCAACTTTGCGAGGGACCTGATCAACACGCCGGCCTCCGATATGACCCCGCGGGTTATTGGCCGTGAAGCGGAAAAGATTGGAAAACTCCCGCGGATTTCGGCGAAGGTTTATGGGAAGGCCGATATTGAAAAGATCGGGATGGGTTCCTTCCTCGCCGTGGCTAAGGGGAGCGCCGAACCGCCCGTCTTCGTTCATCTCCAATACAGACCGAAGGGAAAAAGTAGCGGGATCGTTGCCCTCGTTGGCAAGGGGGTCACGTTTGATTCGGGAGGGCTCTCCCTCAAAACGGCGCAGTCGATGGAGACGATGAAAGATGACATGAGCGGTGCCGCCGCCGTGCTCGCGGTTTTCAGGGCCCTCTCTGAACTGAACCCCTCGGTCACCGTCCATGGTTTTATCCCGGCCACGGAAAACATGCCTTCCGGGACTGCCGACAAACCTGGGGATATCGCCAGAAGTCTCTCCGGGAAGACCGTTGAAATTCTTAACACGGATGCGGAAGGACGGTTAATCCTTGCCGATGCGCTGACCTTTGCCCTCAAACAAAAACCGGATCTCCTGATTGATATCGCTACATTAACCGGTGCCTGCGTTATTGCCCTCGGGGAACTTTGTGCCGGCATTCTGGGAAATGACGACACACTGATCCGGAAGATCATTGCCGCCGGGGAAAAAACGGGTGAGAAGGTCTGGCAACTCCCCCTGATCGAGGAGTACAAGGAGGAACTCAAGACACCAATCGCCGATGTCAAAAATGTTGGGGGTCGATGGGGAGGGACTATCAACGGGGCGCTGTTCCTCCAGGAATTTATCGGGGACCACAAACACTGGGCCCATATTGATATCGCCGGCCCCTCCTGGACGGAAAAGGATCTTGATTATTGCCCCAAAGGGGGGACCGGTTCGATGGTCCGGACCCTGCTTCAGTTTATTCTGGATTACTAATCTATGCTCAAAGGGCTCGACGATTTTCTCGCCGACAGCTACGATCGCGGCGAGGTCGTCGGTTCCTGGGGTTTCAATTCCAACCTGAATTTTACCCGGATGAAACCGGAGGAGAATAACGTCTGGTTTTTCGAGCAGACATTTAATTTCTTGCGCGCCTTTTTTGGTCTTGTAGCCCCGGACAATCTGGAGATCATCACCTACAATGCGACCCAAAAGGTGGTGAAGAAAAATCTGGATCAGCAGACCTTTCTGGATGAATTAATGCTGATGATGAAAAAATTGAAAGAACCGATCTGGACACTCCGTTTGAATCTGGGGATTATCGGGTTCCTGCGGAAGTCCTGGGACCCGTCCAACCCGATCCGGATCCATATCCAGGAACCGGCCTCTCTCATTATCTGGGGAGGACCGGATGAGACCGGGTTTCAGTCTTTTTCCATCGGGTATACCTTCTTTTCTTCACAGACGCTCGAGGAAGAAGGGACGGAGCTTTGGTCGATGAACCAACCGCTTTTGGAAAAAGGTTTAAGAAAATGGGAACAGCAGACCGGGCGAATGATTGAGGTGGTCGATTCCAACGGCGGCCTGCCGGTCTATCGGTACGGTTTCAAAAAGCCGACACAACCCTCCCCGCGAAAGACCCAGGGCAGACAACCGCTCCCTCGCTAGCTTATTTGACTTTGCTCCCTGCAACAGCCTCTTTTTCCGGCGTCAGAACGATGACCTTGCCGGTGGCGGTATCGGTGGCGGCGAGCAACATCCCGTTCGATTCAATTCCCCGGATGACAGCCGGTTTAAGATTGGTGACCACAACGACTTTTTTCCCGATCAATTCTTCGGGCGTGTAATGTTGGGCAATACCGGCAACGATCTGTCGCTCATCACCGCCGATATCGATCTGAAGGACGAGAAGTTTATCTGCCTTTTCCACCTTGGCGGCCTGTTTGACCTCGGCGATCCTCAGTTCCAACTTTTGAAATTCAGAAAATTCAATTTGATTTTCCATCTTGTTCTCCTTGTTGGTTGGGACAGAGGGAAGGGAGGGGGAGATATCAATCCTCGGAAATATCGGTTTTCCCGCAGTGACCTGAGTTGCGGGTGTCTTCCCCCAGCCGATATTTTTGAAAACCTGTTTTTCCCATTTTAATTTCTTTTCCAATCCCAACTGTGACCAGATCTCCCGCGAGGTTTTGGGGAGAAACGGGGCGATCAGTAGGGCAATATTTCGAAGTGAATCGGCGACGTTGTAAAGTGTTTTTTTTAATTCTTCAGTTTTCTCCTCTTTGACGAGTCGCCAGGGGGCAGAACTATCGATATATTTATCGGTGGCCCCGATAACCTCCCAGATGGCCGCCAAGGCCTTGTGAAAATTAATATCTCCTGATTTTTGCCAGTCCACTTCCTCACGCACAATCTTCAAGACGCCGGTTATTTTATCCTTTAAAACAGTATCCTCAGGTAGTGGCTTGGTCTTCTTCAGTGGCACAAGATGACCCTCCAGGTATTTGTTGGCCATACCCAGTGTCCGGTTCAGAAGATTGCCGATATCGTTTGCCAAATCCCCATTGTAGCGCTTTGTAAAATTGTCCCAGGTGAAATCACCATCAGCCCCAAAACTGGATTCTCTCAGGAGATAATACCTCAAGGCGTCGGCCCCGTAGCGGGGGATAATGTCCAGAGGTGTCACGATATTCCCCAAGGTCTTGCTCATCTTTTCCCCTTTAAGAAAAACAAAGCCGTGCCCGAAAACAGTTTTGGGCAACGCTAAACCGGCACTCATCAACATTGCTGGCCAAATGACACAATGAAATCTTGTGATATCCTTCCCCACCAGATGCAACTCCGCCGGCCAGAGGCTCAGCCTCCCTATTTTTTTGTTAACA includes:
- a CDS encoding outer membrane beta-barrel protein, with amino-acid sequence MKKLLSLIVVLLSAITFSTVWAQEGSELEISGNVDVVSGWQRGLKNANYVSTGLLGDGLQAAAAAKGTDQFGFYVDQVELDLAKSFGENIRARADLDFSPHRWSGDGTTFVNIVGTTANFVGGGVGGVYVEQGYVTANVPAGNGIEFLVGRFNSGIGFDPIDRNELKTVSFSTIHRTLVPHNMTGARLGYQASDAIWFDLYVVNNLVDSFPANTDLPSTGANFKYSWGDEGEKSWAKISAAFGPEQATNTNFSYFGDLAANVAVSDGFWLGGEGIFRIDNGAAGANSQLIGGTLQTTYAFSDIWDGTLRYGFTWDRKGTMNVNANGLGSFFSAASAGAAAPAAFTGIGAKGSLHDIALATSYSITDGAKFILEARVDLSRPSGGSTGFHTGFGGQFAYSF
- a CDS encoding RidA family protein gives rise to the protein MAPPLSIDQRLLELQITLPEVQSAGLYQPAVRSGNLLFVSGQLPRSEGKIAFKGKLGQEVNLESGRRGARVAMINALAVIKGELGTLDKVKQVLRLTGYVASATGFTDQPKVMDGASELLVELFGNAGRHSRAAVGVAELPLGACVEVDLILEIK
- a CDS encoding class I SAM-dependent methyltransferase; protein product: MSFLKKIFSTKAPSPASSKPVLPKVNLTFVDKLQEMMTVAEEREIHPRIPLLKGERVLHMAENTGTLNPLFLEKGAELIFNASLQSSSVKSSDDKIILIKIDSRRLPFQQESIGFILASLDSQPADRLPMMIKEMGRVLKKGGRAIVTDWHPFNPMAKKGRPSSDGTGGLDEGPIGFEKYFKLFREQSLVIGNLKEIFIDGAFRSLMKSEADKKFFQQYHSNPLALFFFLSKGGARHGATPLDRSTTSGTADHTP
- a CDS encoding leucyl aminopeptidase, translated to MSIQWEQTTRPIEETAELLGVFHFSSGPKGGLPLGGAVARLDQHLKGALSRLLHQEEFKGKIGETKLFPTYDRKPLNYLLLIGAGEAKKGTLDTVRKGVARAAKEATRLKAKTLALELPSLTRERSTAVVQAAVEGVLLGTYRFGRYKSENHVSPLEKVVFTSRQRMAPAAFNGAIRQGEKLATATNFARDLINTPASDMTPRVIGREAEKIGKLPRISAKVYGKADIEKIGMGSFLAVAKGSAEPPVFVHLQYRPKGKSSGIVALVGKGVTFDSGGLSLKTAQSMETMKDDMSGAAAVLAVFRALSELNPSVTVHGFIPATENMPSGTADKPGDIARSLSGKTVEILNTDAEGRLILADALTFALKQKPDLLIDIATLTGACVIALGELCAGILGNDDTLIRKIIAAGEKTGEKVWQLPLIEEYKEELKTPIADVKNVGGRWGGTINGALFLQEFIGDHKHWAHIDIAGPSWTEKDLDYCPKGGTGSMVRTLLQFILDY
- the metG gene encoding methionine--tRNA ligase, encoding MRQLYITTAIDYVNNLPHLGTAYEKIGADAIARFRRMEGDKVHFQMGNDEHSAGVKKAAEKEGLPSKKYCDGMKEKFTSIWASLGISYDDFIQTSEKRHYTAVTTFIGKMKKEDLYKKRYEGWYCEPCEAFTLEKDLVDGNCATHKSKPRWLSEENYFFKLSAYQDKLLQHYKEHPRFILPEIRRNEVRNFVKAGLQDISISRAGLDWGIPFPGDSSHTVYVWFDALINYLTATGYGSKTVNKKIGRLSLWPAELHLVGKDITRFHCVIWPAMLMSAGLALPKTVFGHGFVFLKGEKMSKTLGNIVTPLDIIPRYGADALRYYLLRESSFGADGDFTWDNFTKRYNGDLANDIGNLLNRTLGMANKYLEGHLVPLKKTKPLPEDTVLKDKITGVLKIVREEVDWQKSGDINFHKALAAIWEVIGATDKYIDSSAPWRLVKEEKTEELKKTLYNVADSLRNIALLIAPFLPKTSREIWSQLGLEKKLKWEKQVFKNIGWGKTPATQVTAGKPIFPRIDISPSLPSVPTNKENKMENQIEFSEFQKLELRIAEVKQAAKVEKADKLLVLQIDIGGDERQIVAGIAQHYTPEELIGKKVVVVTNLKPAVIRGIESNGMLLAATDTATGKVIVLTPEKEAVAGSKVK